In the genome of Oceanococcus sp. HetDA_MAG_MS8, the window ACCGAACCACAGGAGGGCTGACCCACCGGCTGCTTGGCTCGCCGCTCTGCCAGCATTTGCTTCAGCTGCGCTTGCTCTTGAGCCGCATCGCAGCCCGGCTCTAAGGACAGTTCCGCGGCAACGAACAAACCCTGTTCAATCGGCGATACTAGCTCGCGATAGCCTACTTGGAAGGCGTCACGTTCCAGCCAATGCAACCCTCCCGACGGGTCTAACACTGCGGCCCGACGCACCACCGACCAAGTTTCGCCCCCCCAGGCCCCTGCGTTCATTGCCAAAGCACCGCCAATGGTGCCGGGAATACCCCCAAAGAAGGTGGCCCCTGCATAACCTGCGCGTGCCGCCCTACTGGCCAAGGTGGCGCAGTGGAGGCCACCGCCCACCACGACCCTGCCATCGGCTTGGAATTCGAGTTGCTTGAGGCGGTCAAACAGCACAATCACGCAGCCAGGCCAGCCGCCATCGCGGACCAATAAATTGCTGCCTAGCCCAACGACCAAACGCGGCTGTGGCAGCTGGGGCAAGGTCTGCTGTAGATCGTCCAAGTCCGCAGGCTTATACCAGTAACGGGTGGGGCCTCCAGCACGCCAGCTCACATGGCCTGCCATCGGCTCATGCTCGCGAACTTCGCCGCGTGTCTGCCAGGCCACGCTCATGCTGGCACCCCGGTTTTCACCAAGTCTTGAGCCAGACCACTAATGTTTCCGGCCCCCATGCACAACACTATGTCGCCATCGCGGGCCAAGCTCGCCAACTGCTCTGGTACCGCGGCCAACTGCGGTACCAGCACCGGCTCCACCTGACCACGCAGGCGGATGGCGCGGGCCAGGCTGCGGCTATCCGCTTGTGCCAGCGGGGCTTCCCCGGCAGGGTAGACATCGGTTAAGACCAAAGCTGAGGTGGTCGCGAGTACGCGGGCAAAGTCATCGAATAGGTCGCGGGTACGGCTGTAGCGGTGCGGCTGAAAAACCAAGATGCAACGCCGATCCGGCCAGGCCTCGCGCACGGCGGTTAATGTGGCCTGCAGCTCCTCGGGATGGTGACCATAGTCGTCGATGACCATGGCCTCGCCGCCGCCGGGCAAGGTGATATTTCCAAGCACCTCACAGCGCCGACCAATTCCCTTGAAGCTGGCCAGTGCTGGAGCCACCTGCGCAGGGTCCAAGCCAAGCTCGCAGGCTACGCTGAGAGCAGCCAAGGCATTCTGGACGTTATGTCGGCCTGGCAAGGCCAAGGCAACGGGCACCACTTGCTGCTGCGGAGTATGCAGCTCGAAGTGCACCATTGCGCCGTCTGGGCGGAGATTCACCGCCCGATAATCCGCCTCCACAGACAAACCGTAAGTCAGTGTGGGACGACCAATATCATCACGCAGCTGCATCAACATGGGGTCATCCGCACACAGCAGGGCCAAGCCATAGAAGGGCAGCTGCTGCAAAAACTCCACGTAGCTGTAGTAGAGGCGCTGCGGATCATGGTCGTAGGTATCCATGTGGTCTAGATCCACATTGGTGACGACGCTGAGCATGGGTGTGAGGTGCAAAAACGAAGCATCGGACTCATCCGCCTCCGCCACCAAGTAGGGGCCGGTTCCCAAAGCCGCATTACTGCCCGAGCTTTTCAGCAAACCGCCAATCACGTAGGTCGGGTCCAGATCACCAGCTGCCAGCACCGTAGCGGTCAGGCTGGTTGTGGTGGTCTTGCCATGGGTACCGGCAATGGCAATACCGAAGCGAAAGCGCATGAGTTCGGCCAGCATCTCAGCACGCCGAATCACCGGTGTCCGTGCGGCTAGGGCCGCCGCAATTTCAGGGTTTTCCGCAGTCACGGCACTGGAGCGGACCACCACATCCACACCTGCAACGGCGGCAGGGTCATGACCAATGCGCACGCTCGCGCCCAGATCACGCAGACGTTGCACGCTAGGACCTTCGCGTTGATCGGAACCGCTAACCGTATAACCAAGGTTGAGCAACACCTCGGCGATGCCCGCCATACCGGAGCCGCCGATTCCCACAAAATGCACCTTGGCCACCTGGCGCAACCGGGCTTGTAGCATTTGCGACATGGCTTGGGCGTCAATCATGCGAGCCTCCTGCAGCCAGACAGGCCTGGGCCAGATGATGCGCAGCCTGAGGGCGGGCCAGCTCCCGCGCCTTACTGGCGCGCCGGCGCAATTCTTCGGGCTGGCTGAGCACCTGCTCTAGCAATGCAGCGAGCTGCTCCGCGGTGCAGTTGTCCTCGGTGAGCATCCAGGCGGCTCCAGCCTGGACCAGATGGCTGGCATTCGCTTTTTGGTGGTCGTCGATGGCAATGGCGAGCGGCACACAAATCGCGGGCAAACCGGCTGCCATAATCTCTGCCAGGCTCAAAGCCCCCGCACGGCAAATGACCAAGTCTGCCTGGGCATAAGCGGCGGGCATATCCTCGATAAAGGCTTCTGGCTCTACATCCAGGCCTGCCTGTGCATAGGCCTGTTCGGCCGTTGCCAGATCCCGGCCGGCCTGATGGCGCAGCCTGGGGCGAAGCTCCGGCGCCATCAAAGCGACCGCTGCCGGCACTGTTTGGTTGAGAATGCGCGCACCCTGGCTACCGCCGAGCACCAATACGCGGAGGGGTTGCTCCGAAGCGAGGCCGCGCTGCTCCGGACCAGGCAGCGCGGAGATATCTGCGCGCACGGGATTACCCACCACTTCAACCGCTACGCCCTGGGGAAAACTGCCCGGATATGCGCCGTACACAGTCCGGGCCAATCGCGCCAGGGCGCGGTTGGTGGACCCAGCCACTGCATTTTGTTCGTGAATGAATAGCGGGCGTCGCAGCAGCCAGGCTGCGATCCCACCTGGAGCCGCCACGTAGCCGCCAAAACCAATGACGACCTGAGGTGAAATGCGACGCATAAAACCTACAGCCTGAATCAAGGCCTGCAGCAACTGCCAGGGCCAAAGCAACCTAGACAGCAAAGACTTCCCACGCAAGCCGCGCATAGCAACGATGTGCAGCGGTATTCCAGCCTTGGGCACCAAACGCGCTTCCAGTCCAGCCGCCGTTCCCAGCCAATGCACCTCCACACCCTGCGCCCGCAACAGCTCAGCAACAGCCAAACCAGGCATGATGTGGCCGCCGGTGCCACCAGCCATCACCAAAGCCTTCACGAGGAGCCTCCAGGCTTAAGCTCGGTTTCCAGGTTAATGCGCAGCAGCAAACCCACAGCCGCCATGCAGGCCAGCAGATGGCTGCCGCCATAACTGAAAAAGGGCAATGGCAGACCTTTGGTGGGCAACAACCCCATGTTGACGCCCAGGTTCAGCGCCGCCTGGAGCACCAACCACAAGGTGAGCAGAACACCGACGTGACCAGCGAATTCCTGGCCCGCTGCGTAAGCATTTTGGGCAATGCTCCAACCAGCCCGCAGTAGCAGCGTAAATGCGGCAATCAGCAGCAGCACACCCAACAACCCGAACTCTTCGGCAAAGACCGCGAAGATGAAATCGGTGTGAGTTTCAGGCAAATACATCAACTTCTGCACACTGTTGCCCAGCCCCTCACCAAACAAGTGGCCGCGGCCAATGGCGATTAAGGATTGGGTGAGCTGGAAGCCCCCATCAAAAGGCTGCGCCCAGGGGTCACGGAAGGACATCAGCCGTTCCAGGCGATAGGGCTCCAACACTGCCAAGGCGTAGAGCAACGCCGCTGCAGCAAGCAACAAGGCGGCGCAGTGGAGCAAAGGAGCCCCAGCAACAAACAAAAAGGCCAGAACCACCGCGGTGAGCACTGCTGCCGCCCCAAAATCGGGCTCAACCAGCAAGAGCACCGCAGCAACGGCAACCGGAACTAAAGGGCGAAACACACCCAACAGCCCGCGCTGTAGAGCCTCGCGATGCCTGACCGCGTAGGCAGCAACGTAGAGGAATATTCCCAGGCGAGCGAACTCACTCACTTGCAGGCGCAAGGGGCCTAAATCTAGCCAGCGCTGAGCCCCATTCACGCTCACGCCCAGGCCAGGAACCAAGACCAGCAGCAACAACCCCAGGGACAGCCCCAGGAGCGCAAAACTAAAGGATTGGTAGACCGCCAGTGGGATGTGCACCAACAAACCGACGGCCAGCAGCCCTAAGCCGGCGTAGATCAACTGACGGTCAAAAAAGCGCGACGGGTCACCCCAGCTACGGTCGGCAACAGCAACGGAGGCCGAAGCCACCATCACCAGACCCACGCCGAGCAGGGCCAAGGTGACCAGTAGCAGCTCACGGTTGAGCACTGGCCATGCGCGTTGCCAGTCGACCGGCGCAAATAAGGTGGGCAAGGTCATGCCGTCACCTGCTGGACCAGATCGCGGAATCTTTGTCCACGCTCCACAAAACCACTGAACTGGTCGAAGCTGGCGCAACCTGGGGATAGCAACACGCTGTCTCCAGACTGAGCCAAGGAGGCTGCGCGATTCACCGCTGCAGGCAGATCCGCCACGCGCTCCACGGCCAGCTCACCGCGGAGCTGCTCCAGAATGGTCAGCGCATCCTGCCCAAACACCAACACCTTACGGAGCTTGTTTTTGAGCGGCGCGACCAGAGGTGCGAAATCGCCCCCTTTGGCCTGCCCACCCAGGAGTAACAGTAATGGGCCATCCAAGCCATCAACCGCGGCGGCCACTGCGCCCACATTGGTGCCCTTGGAATCGTTAATCCAGGTCACACCCTGGTGGGTGGCAACCCACTCGCAACGATGCTCCAAGCCTTGGAATTGCTCCAGGCCACGCAGACTGGCGCTGCGGTCCCAGCCCAGAGCATCAGCAATAGCGACAGCCGCCAGGGCATTGAGGTGGTTGTGCCGACCCACCAAGCGCAGCTGTGCGGTCGCGCAGACGGGCTGCGCGCCCTGCCAAAGCTGTCCATCATGCAAGCTGTAATCAGCACTGGGCTCAACCGCGAAATGGACTGTGCGCTCAGCGCCATGCATTGCGCGAACCCAGTCATCATCACTGCGCAGCACACCCACCGTCGCAGCCGCCAGGATGCGCGCCTTGGCGGCGGCATAAGCCTGCATGCTGCCATGCCGATCCAGATGGTCGGGGCTGAGATTGAGAACAGCGCCTACCGCCAAGGGCAATGCACCACTGTGCTCCAATTGAAAGCTGGATAGCTCCAGCAGGTAGCAATCCGCAGCAGGGTCCAAAATATCCAGCGCAGGAGGCGCCAAATTGCCTCCAGCAGGGGCATTCAGACCGGCGGCTCTGGCCATGGCAGCCAGCGCCGTGACGACTGTGCTCTTGCCGTTGGAGCCGGTGACCCCGACGATGGGCGCCTGGGCGGCTCGGGCGAACACATCAATATCGCTCAGGATGGGTTTACCTTGCCTGCGCGCTTCAAGCAGTAGCGGTAGATCCTGGGGTAGCCCAGGCGATACCAATACCCAGTCGCAGTGGCTCAGCAAATCTGCATAGCTGTCCAGAGCAAAGTGGCATTGGCCCAGGGCAGCCAGCTCCGCGGTAACGGGGGGCTGCTTACGACTATCCCAAAGGTGCAGCTCGTAACCGCCCTGAGCATGCAGCCAACGCAGCGCACTTTGCCCGGTTTCGCCCAGGCCGCAGATCAGAACGCGAGCACCCAGATCTTGCATCAGCGCACCTTCAGGGTCGCCAGACCAATGAGCACCAGCACCAGCGTCACAATCCAGAAGCGCACGATGATCTTGGGCTCGGCCCAACCGGCCAGTTCAAAATGATGGTGTAGCGGCGCCATGCGGAAAATGCGCTTGCCGCGCAGCTTGAAACTGCCTACCTGCAGGATGACCGACAGGGTTTCGGCCACAAAAACGCCGCCCATGACAAACAGCACGAGTTCTTGGCGCACAAGTACGGCCACCACGCCCAAGGCCGCGCCCAAGGCCAGGGCGCCGACATCGCCCATAAACATTTGGGCGGGGTAGGCGTTAAACCACAAAAAGCCGAGGCCAGCACCGCAAATAGCAGCGCAGAAAATGGTGAGTTCGCCCACTCCCGGAACCGCGGGAATACCGAGGTAGCTAGCAAAGTTGGCATGGCCCGAGGCATAGGCAAACACAGCCAAGGCTGCAGCAACCATCACGCAAGGCATGATCGCCAGGCCATCCAGACCATCCGTGAGGTTCACCGCATTGCTGGAGCCGACAATGACCAGATAGGCCAGCACGGCAAAACCAAAGCCTAAGGGGATGGCAACATCCTTAAACACCGGCACGAACAAAGTCGTACTGACCTCACTTGGCGCGGTGAGCATGATTGCGACGGCGGCCACAGCCGCGGCCAAAGATTGGCCAGCGTACTTTTGTTTAGCGCTCAAGCCATCCGAGCTACGCCGCTTGAGCTTTAGCCAGTCATCGGCAAAACCGACGACCGCAAACGCCACAGTGCAAAGCAAAGCAATCCAAATGGCGGCATTGGTCCAATCTGCCCACAACAAGGTGGAGGCAGCCACCGCCGCCACAATCAGAGTACCGCCCATGGTGGGCGTGCCCGCTTTGGACTGATGACTTTGGGGCCCCAGCTCTCGAATTGGTTGGCCCACGCGCTGGTAGACCAGCCAGGAAATAAATCGAGGACCGAGCAACAACGACACCGCAAAGGCGGTGAGGGCCGCCAGGATGGCGCGCAAGGTAATGTATTGAAGCGCACGCAACGGGGACCATTCGGCGGACAGCCATTCGGCCAAATGACTAATCACAAGAGTTCTCCTGACTCAGGGCGCTCACGGCGGCGTCCATGCCAGCGCTGCGCGAGCCTTTGATCAGAATGGTTTGATAATCCTGAGCCTCGTTGCGCAAGGCCTGGATGAGCTGGGCACGGTCGGCAAAATGGCGGGCGATATCACCGGCTGCGTCTGCGCTGGCGGCCGCAGCTTCGCCGCAGGTCCAGAGCGCGCTCAAGCCTGCCTTGGCCGCAGCCGCCCCGACACGCGCATGTTGTTGGGCACTATCGGCGCCTAACTCCGCCATACCGCCTAGACAAAGCAATTGCGGTCCAGGCTCTCCGGCAAGCACCGCAATCGCAGCAAGTACGGAACCGGGGTTAGCATTGTAGCTATCGTCGATGAGGCAGCGGCCAGGGCCCAAGGGCAGGCGGCGCAGCCGGCCGGCTACAGGGGCAAAGCTCTGCAAGCCATCCACGATTTGACGGAGGGGCAGCCCTAAACTCAACGCGCCCGCGCTGGCGGCCAGGGCATTCATCACATTGTGTTCGCCACTGGCCGGCAGCTGCACAGCAGCCTGCCCTTGCGGCGTGTGCAGCTCGAAGTCGCTGGCTGCACCATGGACGCGGATATCGGTTGCGTAGACATCCCCGCCAGGCCCAAACAGCATCCGTGGGCGCGGTCCGGCCTGAGCTATCCAGAAGTCGGTGTAGCGATCATTAGCGTTAATGATGGCCATGCCATCCAGTGGCAAGGAGGAGAACATCTCGCCCTTGCCCTGAGCGACGCCGTCTAAACTGCCAAAACCATCCAAATGAGCCTCAGCGGCCAGGGTCACGATGCCCAAATCGGGCTCGGCAATGCGGCAGAGGTTTGCAATATCCCCAACGTGGTTTGCACCCATCTCAATGATGCCCACCGAGGCTTCGTCGTTAAGCTGCAACAGGGTCAGAGGAACGCCAAGATGGTTATTGAGATTCCCTTGGGTGACCACAGCGCCCGTATGCTGTCCCACGATGCTAGCCAGCATTTCCTTGACCGTCGTTTTGCCGTTGGAGCCGGTGAGCGCTAGCAGGCGCCCAGACCACTGACGACGCCAGGCCAGCGCCAGTTGCGCAAGGGCGTACTCCACAAAAGGCACCACCAATTGCGGCAGCGGGTCATTTTGGGGATAGCTAACCAGCGCCGCCGCCGCACCATTAAGGCGGGCCTGCTCTACGAAAGCATGGCCATGCGCCTTGGAGCCGGGCAAGGCCACAAAAATATCGCCTGGCGTGATCTGGCGCGCGTCAATGCACCATTGGCCTTGGAGCTGCTCGGGCCAGTCGCCCACCCAAACAGCGCGGGGGAGTACTTCGGCCATCCATGCGCGACGCATCAGGCTTCCCCTCCGCCCAAGGCAGCGCGAATGACAGCTTGATCCGAGAAGGGCTGCCGCTGCCCGTTTAGATCTTGATAGTCTTCATGGCCCTTACCGGCGACCAGCACAATGTCGGCCTCGTGGGCCTGCTCCAGCGCGTGTTGAATGGCCTGGGCGCGGTCATGTTCCCAGGATCCAGCGCGCGGGTTCTTCAGGCCCTGACGCATATCCGCAAAAATTTGCTCGGGATCTTCGCGGCGCGGGTTGTCGTCGGTGACCCACCAACGGTCGGCTAATTCTTCTACTGCAGCAGCCATTAATGGGCGCTTACCGCGATCACGCTCGCCACCGCAGCCAAACACACAGACCAGCTCGCGCGGTCTGTGCAGCCGCAACGCGCTTAGGACAGAGCGGAGCGCGTCCGGGGTGTGGGCATAGTCCACCACGGCTGTAGGCTGACCCGCAGCGCCAATCACTTCCATGCGCCCGCACACGGGACGCAAGCGGGGCAAGGCCTGGAGGATGTCCTCAACCGGCGCTCCGGCCGCCTCAGCCAAGGCTGCCGCTGCCATGGCATTGCCGGCATTAAACCCGCCCAACAGTTTGAGCTGAATACGCTGCTTAAGCTCGCCAACCGCCAGCTCCAGGCCCAGACCGCTGGAGTCCGCCGTCACGGAAAGCAAGCGCCAACGCGCCTCTGTTGCCGCCCCATAGAAGCGGACGCGCGCTGCCTGCTCTACCTGTTTGGCCGCGCGTCGCACCATGGCATCGTCGCCGTTGAGGTGCACGGTTTGAACACCAGGCCAGTTCAGTAGCCGTTTCTTCGCCGCATGATAAGCCGCCACCGAACCATGAAAATCTAGGTGATCCCGGCCGAGGGTGGTTAAGGCCACATGCGCAAAGGGAAGCCCAGCCACCCGCCCCTGTGCCAAGGCATGTGACGAGACCTCCATAGCCACGGCCTGCATGCCAGCATCGCGCGCCCGCCCCAGAAGCGCTTGCAAACGCAAGGGATCAGGCGTGGTCAGACTGGCGTCCTCGGCTCCCTCACCAAGGTCCAAGCCCAAAGTCCCCAAAGTGGCACATGGAATAGCGCTGGCCCGTAGCAGCTGGGCGCAATAATGAACCACGGAGCTTTTGCCATCGGTGCCGGTCACCCCCACGAGAGTGAGCTGCTCTGCAGGATGCCCGTGCAGACGCGCCCCCAGCTCGGGCAATTTCTCGGCCAGCCCCTGCACAGCAATATGCGGCACAGCAGAGTCCGCAACAGCCGGCGCGCCCTGGGGGTCGTAGAGCACGGCTGCAGCACCCTTATCTACGGCATCAGGAGCAAATGTCAGCCCGTGATGATGCAGCCCCGGCACAGCGCAAAAGACCGAGCCAGGCTGCACATCTAAGCTGTTGAGCGTGAGGTGAGACACGGGAATTGTGGCCACGTCGCTGGCCCAGCCCTGAAGCAGTTCTGGCAGCGCCATCATGAGGCACCACCTTCGGCCTGAGCCAGAGCCGGGCGACGCACCGGCGCCACACCCAAGCGGCGCAGCGCATGGCCAGCCACATCGGCAAACACTGGCGCCGCCAATTGGCCACCGTAATAGCGGTCGCCGCCGGGGTCATCCAACATAATCAGGCCCAAGACGCGCGGTTGATGTGCAGGAACCATCCCGACGAAGAAGGCTTGGTGGCGCTCACTGTCATAACGACCGTTAACCACTTTACGCACGGTGCCGGTTTTCCCTGCGACTTGCCAACCTGGTATCGCCGCCTGTGTCGCCGTGCCCCCAGGCGCCACCACAGCAATCAACATTTCGCGCACGGCTGCGGCGGTAGCCGGACTAAAGGCCGGCTCGTGTGCAGGCAAGACCTCATCAGCGAAAAAGCGCAGCGAACGCGGACGTCCATCGGCGGCCAAAGCCATCCAGGCCTGGGCCAGCTGCAGCATGGTCACGTTAAAGCCATACCCATAGGCGGCCACAGTGGAGCCCAGCTCCAAAGGCCCCGGAAGATAACCACTGGCCTCCTCACCACTCAGCGCCCCGGTCAAATAGCCAAAACCCAAGCCCTGGTAGGCGTGAAATAAGGCCTCAGGACCCAAGCGTAAGCCCAGCTTCACCGCGCCCACATTGCTGGACTTGGCTAAAACACGACCCAAGCTCAAGTCGCCGTAGCCATGCAGGTCCCGAATATCCTGACCATTGACGCGCAAATAGCCATTGCCCGTGGCGATGGTGGCATCGGCGTCCACCACACCTTGATCCAGAGCGGCAGCCACCACGAAGGGCTTGACGGTGGAGCCTGGCTCGAACACATCCATGGCAATGCGGTTCCGCAGACCTTGGCGCAGAGCAACCGCATCCGAGCGATCATTCGGGTTGACGCCCGGCCAGCTCGCAGCAGCGAGTACGCTGGCATCAGCCACATCGACGAACAAGGCCTGACCCGACTGGGCTTGCGCGCGCTCGGCAACGGCTTTCAATGCGGAGTAAGCCGCATGCTGCAGACGCGAATCTAAGGTGAGCTGCACGTCCTGCCCTGGGCGTGCCGGCACATAATCGGAGAGATCTTCCACCACCCGTCCCAGGCTGTCCTGGATCACCCGACGGCGACCAGGCTCACCGCGCAATTGGGCATCCAAACTGCGCTCCAAGCCCTCCTGACCCTGGCCGTCAATATCGGTCAGCCCGACGAGGCTGGCTGCAATTTCGCCACCGGGATAGAAGCGGCGATACTCGCGCTGCAGAAATACTCCGCGCGCACCCAAGGCCATGATGCGGCGAGCGGCGGCTGGGGCCTGCTGACGCGCCAGGTAGTAAAACTGTCGGCCGGCGCGAGCCTCTAGCTCGGCTCTGAGCTGGTCCTCACTGCGCCCCAGCAAACCGGCCAGATGCGGAATCTTCTCGGCGTCCTCGAGCAAGGCAGCAGGTACGACCCAGATGGACTCACTCGGCGCACTCAAGGCCAGCACTTCACCATGCCGATCCCGAATAGCGCCTCGCTCGGCAGGCTCCACCAAAACTCGCACATGGCGACGCTCGCCCTCGGCGCGCAGGAAGTCCTGCTTATGCACCTGCAACTCGAAACTGCGTCCGGCACACACCACCAGTAGCAGCAGCAAACCGCTCGCGACCAAGCGCATACGCCATAGCCGGTTCATGGCTTAGCCTCCAAGGGCACTACCTGATTCAGCTGCGGGCGGCGCATATTTAACTGCTCGCGAGCACGCGCTTCGATGACGGCTGGAGCCGCCAGAGCGGCTCGCTCCAGCTCTAGCTGACGCGCTTCAGCCGACAAGTCTCGCGCGGTGGATTGCGCCTCCTGCAATGCCGCCTGGGCAGACCGGGCCTCGTGACGCATGCGCACAACCGCCAAGGCCGACAAGGCCACCGCGGCATAAACCAAGGTCAGGCTCAGCATGTTGCGCCAGTCCATGTCTGCCCCCAGCGCAATGTGGCGCTACGCGCACGTGGGTTACGAGCTGCCTCCAGCTCGGAGCAACGAACCCGACCGATAGCCGACCACAAAGGTGTGGGGTCGGGGAGCGCCGGGTGGGCGGCCTTTGGCCTTGCTCCAGCCTGCAACATCCGTTTGACCGCACGGTCTTCGAGGGAGTGAAAACTCACCACGACCAGTCGTCCGCCAGGCTTCAGCCAGTCATGCACCTGGTCCAGCAGGGCCTGCAGAACCTCCAGCTCGCGGTTGACCTGCATGCGAATGGCT includes:
- a CDS encoding penicillin-binding protein 2; this encodes MNRLWRMRLVASGLLLLLVVCAGRSFELQVHKQDFLRAEGERRHVRVLVEPAERGAIRDRHGEVLALSAPSESIWVVPAALLEDAEKIPHLAGLLGRSEDQLRAELEARAGRQFYYLARQQAPAAARRIMALGARGVFLQREYRRFYPGGEIAASLVGLTDIDGQGQEGLERSLDAQLRGEPGRRRVIQDSLGRVVEDLSDYVPARPGQDVQLTLDSRLQHAAYSALKAVAERAQAQSGQALFVDVADASVLAAASWPGVNPNDRSDAVALRQGLRNRIAMDVFEPGSTVKPFVVAAALDQGVVDADATIATGNGYLRVNGQDIRDLHGYGDLSLGRVLAKSSNVGAVKLGLRLGPEALFHAYQGLGFGYLTGALSGEEASGYLPGPLELGSTVAAYGYGFNVTMLQLAQAWMALAADGRPRSLRFFADEVLPAHEPAFSPATAAAVREMLIAVVAPGGTATQAAIPGWQVAGKTGTVRKVVNGRYDSERHQAFFVGMVPAHQPRVLGLIMLDDPGGDRYYGGQLAAPVFADVAGHALRRLGVAPVRRPALAQAEGGAS
- the ftsL gene encoding cell division protein FtsL; translation: MDWRNMLSLTLVYAAVALSALAVVRMRHEARSAQAALQEAQSTARDLSAEARQLELERAALAAPAVIEARAREQLNMRRPQLNQVVPLEAKP